In Lujinxingia sediminis, a single genomic region encodes these proteins:
- a CDS encoding NAD(P)/FAD-dependent oxidoreductase: MNQSKSKRLRVGDLRVDFQSDESELRIQAAKKLGVSPSDIEEVEILKRSLDARGRPRYVYNVEVALSEARALGRLPEGVKEAPAPGSLAPERFQPRKKERVIVIGAGPAGLFCANRLADSGVETILLDRGQPVEIRGRDVSALMHRGELKEDSNICFGEGGAGTWSDGKLYTRVNDVRVRHVLETIVALGGPEEILINGKPHLGTDRLVALCKAFRAHLINEGCQVRFGAFVSELIVEEERGERVIKGVRLRDGERIDADRVVLAVGHSAREMYRHLADLKVAMEAKPFAVGFRVEHRQELINSIQYGKYAELPDLPAADYRLAENLGKGAERRGIYSFCMCPGGQVVPSHTLPDGICVNGMSHASRKGHWANSALVVSVRPEDFGAFGPIEELDDYDGLLAGMAFQHEAERRAFTLGGGGFVAPAQRVSDFKQGVASTSVRKTTYKTGIAPTDLSSCYPAFVIDALRVALDGFERRMRGFVSEDALLIGVETRTSAPVQIDRDAISYQSTSVARLYPCGEGSGYGGGIVSAAIDGLRVAETILETLSA, from the coding sequence ATGAATCAGTCGAAGAGCAAGCGTCTGCGCGTGGGCGATCTGCGCGTGGACTTTCAGTCGGATGAAAGCGAGCTTCGCATTCAGGCCGCCAAAAAGTTAGGAGTCAGCCCCTCGGATATCGAGGAGGTGGAGATCCTCAAGCGTAGCCTCGATGCGCGTGGACGGCCGCGCTACGTTTACAACGTGGAGGTGGCGCTCAGTGAGGCGCGTGCGCTCGGCAGACTTCCCGAGGGCGTCAAAGAGGCGCCGGCGCCCGGGAGCCTGGCACCCGAGCGCTTTCAGCCTCGCAAGAAGGAGCGTGTCATCGTCATCGGTGCTGGTCCGGCCGGGCTTTTCTGCGCCAACCGGCTGGCTGACAGCGGGGTGGAGACGATCTTACTCGACCGCGGGCAACCGGTGGAAATTCGGGGGCGAGATGTCTCGGCGTTGATGCATCGCGGCGAACTCAAAGAAGACAGCAACATCTGTTTTGGCGAGGGTGGCGCGGGCACCTGGTCCGACGGAAAGCTCTACACGCGCGTCAACGATGTGCGTGTGCGTCATGTGCTCGAGACGATCGTTGCGCTGGGGGGCCCCGAAGAGATCCTCATCAACGGCAAGCCTCATCTGGGCACCGACCGTCTGGTCGCGCTCTGCAAAGCCTTTCGTGCGCACCTCATCAACGAGGGCTGCCAGGTGCGTTTTGGGGCCTTTGTGAGCGAGCTCATCGTGGAGGAGGAGCGCGGTGAGCGCGTGATCAAGGGCGTGCGCCTGCGCGACGGGGAGCGCATCGATGCCGATCGAGTGGTGCTTGCCGTTGGGCACTCCGCCCGCGAGATGTACCGCCACCTGGCCGATTTAAAGGTTGCCATGGAGGCGAAACCCTTCGCGGTGGGCTTTCGGGTGGAGCATCGTCAGGAGCTCATCAACAGCATTCAGTATGGCAAGTACGCCGAACTTCCCGATCTGCCGGCGGCCGACTACCGCCTGGCCGAGAACCTGGGCAAAGGGGCGGAGCGTCGTGGCATTTACAGCTTCTGCATGTGCCCGGGAGGCCAGGTTGTGCCTTCGCATACCTTGCCGGACGGCATCTGCGTCAACGGTATGAGCCACGCCAGCCGCAAGGGGCACTGGGCGAACTCAGCGCTGGTGGTCAGCGTACGCCCCGAAGACTTTGGAGCCTTCGGCCCCATCGAGGAGCTCGACGACTACGACGGGCTGCTCGCCGGGATGGCATTTCAGCACGAGGCTGAGCGACGCGCCTTTACGCTCGGAGGCGGCGGCTTTGTGGCCCCGGCCCAGCGCGTCAGCGACTTTAAGCAGGGTGTGGCGAGTACCTCGGTACGAAAGACGACGTACAAGACCGGGATTGCGCCGACCGATCTTTCGAGCTGTTACCCCGCGTTTGTGATCGACGCGCTGCGCGTCGCCCTGGATGGTTTCGAGCGCCGAATGCGTGGCTTTGTCAGTGAGGACGCCCTGCTCATTGGCGTGGAGACGCGCACCAGCGCACCGGTGCAGATCGATCGCGACGCCATCTCCTACCAGTCGACGTCGGTGGCAAGGCTCTACCCCTGTGGTGAGGGCAGCGGGTACGGCGGTGGCATCGTCAGCGCGGCCATCGACGGGTTGCGGGTCGCCGAAACGATTCTGGAAACGCTCAGCGCCTGA
- a CDS encoding PAS domain-containing protein, with protein MTPASSRTIWIVDALDERATEIADLLAPLDATLRVYADARKAIFHARRAAPDLVVLGMEQCTIPPDEILGWTRQFTETATMPVLLVHEDDAQDEEIDCVMARGATDALGRSLLRSELRRRVRWRLVPVRGEARRGDEATRSFEFLDRVIHASPNAIVAARRSGEVVLFNAAAQRVLGWSESDAMGLNVRELYPPQGAERIMHMLRSRQHGGRGRIESLREEVVDRHGERIPVEISAALVMEGEVEVATVGIFTDLRQRLAMEERLQEAFETLERTQRQAVIAELAGAAAHELNQPLTSLMGYAELLQRQGHSAELVERAVDTIHQEARRISEIVRKIGRITRYKTKEYAGGELIVDLDEAGPSEPVLAPGSDRGDGL; from the coding sequence ATGACGCCTGCCTCTTCACGAACCATCTGGATTGTGGATGCGCTCGATGAGCGTGCCACAGAGATTGCCGATCTTCTGGCGCCGCTGGACGCGACATTGCGTGTCTACGCCGATGCGCGAAAGGCGATCTTTCATGCGCGCCGCGCCGCCCCCGATCTGGTGGTCTTGGGAATGGAGCAATGCACGATTCCGCCCGATGAGATTCTGGGGTGGACGCGTCAGTTCACCGAGACGGCCACGATGCCGGTGCTTCTTGTCCACGAGGACGATGCGCAGGACGAGGAGATCGACTGCGTCATGGCTCGGGGGGCAACCGACGCGTTGGGGCGATCCTTGCTCCGAAGCGAGTTGAGGCGACGGGTGCGCTGGCGACTGGTCCCCGTGCGTGGTGAGGCGAGGCGCGGCGATGAAGCGACACGATCGTTTGAGTTTTTGGATCGGGTGATTCATGCCAGTCCCAACGCTATTGTGGCAGCACGGCGCTCCGGCGAGGTTGTCCTTTTTAATGCGGCGGCCCAGCGCGTGCTCGGCTGGAGTGAGAGCGATGCGATGGGGCTCAACGTTCGTGAGCTCTATCCGCCCCAGGGGGCCGAGCGCATCATGCATATGTTGCGCAGCCGGCAGCATGGTGGACGCGGTCGCATCGAATCGCTGCGCGAAGAGGTCGTTGATCGCCACGGGGAGCGCATCCCTGTGGAGATCTCCGCCGCGCTGGTGATGGAGGGGGAGGTGGAGGTGGCCACCGTAGGAATCTTCACCGATCTTCGCCAACGCCTGGCGATGGAGGAGCGTCTACAAGAGGCCTTTGAGACGCTGGAACGCACGCAACGTCAGGCGGTGATTGCCGAGTTGGCCGGCGCCGCCGCGCATGAGCTTAACCAACCGCTGACCAGCCTGATGGGCTACGCTGAGCTTCTGCAGCGTCAGGGGCATAGCGCCGAGTTGGTCGAGCGTGCGGTCGATACGATCCATCAGGAGGCACGTCGTATCAGCGAGATCGTGCGCAAGATCGGACGCATCACACGCTACAAGACCAAAGAGTATGCGGGGGGAGAGCTGATTGTTGATCTGGATGAAGCAGGACCTTCTGAGCCGGTGCTTGCGCCGGGCTCGGATCGAGGAGATGGCCTATGA
- a CDS encoding PAS domain-containing sensor histidine kinase, whose protein sequence is MSETVAAEMINFARVLDELRDPVAVCDATGQLIYVNRLASAFLGIARGAALPGLNLTQRETFSQMRLQPAEDGREEYFLGGVSLQGCERETVSVSLAPMGDGNYRVLFEPEADERLAPIIDQIDALVAICDGRRQVRLANAALTRVMGLAPGEDPECDLLDIFSPEDRPRLRVAASRALAGTLPEPVSTRLVGSDLPDGGELVQVRIRPISPGEGARHRPMRGLVAVVQPSQSSLEELKRRFARAEELMSLGQLAAGVAHELKNPLTSILNYADYLLRKYRGQLFDPRDGERLQHIIEGVERIDRFVRDLLNLAGTEGATLEEVELHGCIRTAVGLCDVQLEKHQVEVSYELWDAPLRMLGHAGGLQQIFVNLITNAVRAMEEPAGRIVIRTGVDGDDAVIEVSDNACGMAPSVLDRAFEPFFTTSTNGSGSGLGLSLVGRIVEQHGGSVSARSEEGVGTTFTVRLPVLPRG, encoded by the coding sequence ATGAGTGAGACCGTCGCAGCTGAAATGATCAACTTTGCCAGGGTGCTCGATGAGTTGCGCGATCCGGTGGCGGTATGTGACGCCACCGGGCAGCTGATCTACGTCAATCGGCTCGCGAGCGCCTTCCTGGGCATCGCCCGGGGGGCAGCGCTCCCCGGGTTGAACCTCACGCAGCGTGAGACCTTCTCCCAGATGCGCCTTCAACCGGCTGAAGACGGGCGAGAGGAGTACTTCCTGGGTGGTGTCTCGCTGCAGGGGTGTGAGCGTGAGACGGTCTCGGTGAGCCTGGCGCCGATGGGCGACGGAAATTACCGGGTGCTTTTTGAGCCGGAGGCCGACGAGCGTCTGGCCCCGATCATCGATCAGATCGACGCGCTGGTCGCGATCTGCGACGGCCGGCGTCAGGTTCGGCTGGCCAATGCGGCTCTGACCCGGGTGATGGGGCTTGCCCCCGGCGAAGATCCTGAGTGCGACCTGCTCGACATCTTCTCACCCGAGGACCGTCCGCGTTTGCGGGTAGCGGCGTCGCGTGCCCTTGCCGGCACGTTGCCCGAGCCGGTTTCCACACGTCTGGTGGGCAGCGACCTTCCCGACGGTGGAGAGCTTGTGCAGGTGCGCATTCGCCCCATCTCGCCAGGAGAGGGGGCCCGGCACCGGCCGATGCGTGGTCTTGTCGCGGTCGTGCAACCCAGCCAATCTTCCCTCGAAGAACTCAAACGCCGCTTCGCTCGCGCCGAGGAGCTGATGAGTCTGGGGCAGCTCGCCGCCGGTGTGGCACACGAGCTGAAAAATCCGCTCACCAGCATTCTCAACTATGCCGACTACCTGCTGCGCAAATACCGCGGGCAGCTCTTTGATCCTCGCGATGGTGAGCGCCTTCAGCACATTATTGAGGGCGTTGAGCGCATCGATCGTTTCGTGCGCGACCTGCTCAACCTGGCCGGGACCGAAGGGGCGACGCTTGAAGAGGTGGAGCTTCACGGCTGCATACGCACCGCCGTCGGGCTGTGCGACGTGCAGTTGGAGAAGCATCAGGTCGAGGTCAGCTATGAGCTCTGGGATGCGCCACTCAGGATGCTGGGTCACGCCGGGGGGCTGCAGCAGATCTTTGTGAACCTGATCACCAACGCGGTCCGCGCGATGGAGGAGCCCGCTGGGCGTATCGTCATTCGGACCGGGGTCGATGGGGATGACGCGGTGATTGAGGTCAGCGACAACGCGTGTGGAATGGCCCCTTCGGTGCTTGACCGTGCGTTTGAGCCCTTCTTCACCACGTCCACTAACGGCAGCGGGTCGGGGCTCGGGCTCTCGCTGGTCGGTCGTATTGTGGAGCAGCACGGGGGAAGCGTCAGCGCCCGGTCGGAGGAGGGGGTCGGCACGACCTTTACGGTGCGTCTTCCCGTTTTACCCAGAGGGTGA